From a single Vibrio toranzoniae genomic region:
- the mukB gene encoding chromosome partition protein MukB — protein sequence MIERGKYQSLTMVNWNGFFARIFDIDGLVTTLSGGNGAGKSTTMAAFITALIPDQSLLHFRNTTEAGSSQSSRDKGLYGKLQPGACYAALDVVNSRNQRLLFAVKLQQVAGRDKKVDIKPFVIQGLPSHVKPTDVLIQNVSDSHARVCQLNDVKAAVAQYEGAHFKAFSSIVDYHSQMFEYGVVPKKLRNSSDRSKFYRLIEASLYGGISSAITRSLRDYLLPQNGGVKKAFQDMESALRENRMTLEAIKTTQSDRDLFKHLITESTNYVAADYMRHANDRRNKLDQTMKLRGELFGSRETLLDQNNLLNRVQEELELLVDQESALEQDYQAASDHLQLVQTALRQQEKIARYSEDLEELNECLEEQMMVVEEAQERVLLAEEQATITEEEVDSLKTQLADYQQALDVQQTRALQYQQAVQALEKTKQLLGDESITAESALTLVSELKAQQESSTQTLLSTKHKLDMSSAASAQFDKALSLVKSIVGDVDRKEASYSAKQALEKGRNAKHVVENEQQWRAQHRDMARDVAQQRQAKELATEYQKQHNISLTDEAVFDEERERHAMQIETLEYAQEELREAKSEQRREQQNHDQEIQKLESIAPAWITANDALEALRDQTEAELEDSQAVMTHMQQVLEDEKSQAAAKERLATRRAELDQEIERLASPGGSNDRRLKGLADMLGGVLLSEIYDDITIGDAPYFSAMYGPARHAIVVSDLSGIKEKLVDLDDCPEDLYILEGDVDAFDDSSFNADELEGAVCVQLNDRQMRYSRFPEIPLFGRAAREQRLEKLREERDVVVENHAKAAFDAQKLNRLYQAFNSFVAKHLHVAFNADPEQALASLRDKRSQIVRSLAELDSKEQQQRSQLLQSKQALGALDKLAPMVRILEDETLAERLAELEVQLERLSEAKSFLNNHGKALNSLEQVVSALDADPEQFEALEAEYQQADKALQALKGKVFALSDLIERRHYFAYADSVDLLNKSSELSEQLKAKLVQAEQARTKGRDGLKQAREQMNQYNQVLAALKSSHQAKQETVQEFKQELQEFGVNADEGSEERAVRRRDELQERLHTSRSRKSEYERTITSTELEMKALAKRLKKVQKEYTELRTFVVAAKAGWCSVLRLARENDVERRLHKRELAYLTAGELRSMSDKSLGALRLAVADNEDLRDSLRLSEDNAHPERKVLFYIAVYQHLRERIRQDIIHTDDPVEAIEEMEVELARLTEELTQRENRLAISSESVASIIKKTIQREQNRIRMLNQGLSNIYFGQVKGVRLNVKIRESHEILLSGLATQQEQHKDLFESTRFTFSEAMAKLFQRVNPHIDMGQRSPQVLGEELLDYRNYLELSVEVNRGSDGWLQAESGALSTGEAIGTGQSILLMVIQSWEEESRRLRSKDIVPCRLLFLDEAARLDAKSISTLFELCDRLGMQLLIAAPENISPEKGTTYKLVRKVFKDHEHVHVVGLRGFAQNKPASPVQELIEEAEQ from the coding sequence ATGATTGAAAGAGGTAAGTATCAATCATTAACCATGGTCAACTGGAACGGCTTCTTTGCGCGTATTTTTGATATTGATGGATTGGTTACAACGCTTTCTGGCGGTAACGGTGCAGGTAAGTCGACCACGATGGCGGCTTTCATCACAGCACTGATCCCTGACCAAAGCCTTCTGCATTTCCGTAACACGACGGAAGCGGGCAGCTCACAGTCGTCTCGTGATAAAGGCCTTTACGGTAAGCTTCAACCTGGCGCATGTTATGCGGCGCTAGACGTTGTGAATTCTCGTAATCAACGTCTACTGTTTGCAGTAAAACTGCAGCAAGTGGCAGGTCGTGACAAGAAAGTCGATATCAAACCGTTCGTTATCCAAGGTCTTCCAAGCCATGTGAAACCAACGGATGTACTGATTCAGAACGTTTCAGACAGTCACGCTCGAGTGTGTCAGTTGAACGATGTGAAAGCTGCAGTTGCACAATACGAAGGTGCACATTTCAAAGCCTTCTCTTCGATTGTTGATTACCACTCACAGATGTTTGAGTACGGTGTCGTTCCTAAGAAACTGCGTAACAGCAGTGATCGATCTAAGTTCTACCGCTTAATTGAGGCATCACTTTATGGTGGTATCTCAAGTGCGATTACGCGTTCTCTGCGCGATTACCTTCTGCCGCAAAATGGCGGTGTGAAGAAAGCATTCCAAGATATGGAATCAGCACTACGCGAAAACCGCATGACGCTAGAAGCGATCAAGACAACGCAGTCGGATCGTGACCTGTTCAAGCATTTGATCACTGAATCAACGAACTACGTGGCAGCGGATTACATGCGCCATGCCAACGATCGTCGTAACAAGCTAGATCAAACCATGAAGCTCCGTGGTGAACTGTTTGGTTCTCGCGAAACCTTGCTTGATCAAAACAACCTGCTAAATCGTGTCCAAGAAGAGCTTGAACTGCTGGTCGATCAAGAATCTGCGCTAGAGCAAGATTATCAAGCGGCTTCAGATCATCTTCAGCTGGTTCAAACTGCACTTCGTCAGCAAGAGAAAATTGCCCGCTACAGCGAAGATCTAGAAGAGCTTAATGAGTGTCTAGAAGAGCAGATGATGGTGGTTGAAGAAGCCCAAGAGCGCGTACTTCTGGCTGAAGAGCAGGCAACCATCACTGAAGAAGAAGTGGATAGCCTGAAGACTCAGTTGGCTGACTATCAACAAGCTTTGGATGTTCAACAAACTCGTGCATTGCAATACCAACAAGCGGTTCAAGCATTAGAGAAAACGAAGCAGTTACTTGGTGATGAATCTATTACCGCAGAAAGTGCATTAACTCTGGTTTCTGAGCTAAAAGCCCAACAAGAATCAAGCACGCAGACGCTACTGTCTACTAAACATAAGCTAGACATGTCATCTGCTGCGTCTGCACAGTTCGACAAAGCGTTATCTTTGGTTAAAAGCATTGTTGGTGACGTAGACCGTAAAGAAGCATCCTACAGTGCTAAGCAGGCGCTAGAAAAAGGCCGTAACGCAAAACACGTTGTTGAAAATGAACAACAGTGGCGTGCTCAGCACCGTGACATGGCTCGTGACGTGGCACAACAGCGTCAAGCAAAAGAGCTTGCTACCGAGTATCAAAAACAACATAACATCTCACTGACTGACGAAGCGGTTTTTGATGAAGAACGCGAACGTCATGCAATGCAGATCGAAACGCTTGAGTATGCTCAAGAAGAGCTGCGTGAAGCGAAGAGTGAGCAACGTCGTGAGCAACAAAACCACGATCAAGAGATTCAAAAGCTTGAGTCCATTGCTCCTGCGTGGATAACGGCAAACGATGCGCTTGAAGCGTTAAGAGATCAAACCGAAGCTGAGCTCGAAGATAGCCAAGCAGTGATGACTCACATGCAGCAAGTACTTGAAGATGAGAAATCTCAAGCGGCCGCGAAAGAGCGATTGGCAACTCGTCGTGCTGAACTTGATCAAGAGATTGAACGCTTAGCTTCACCGGGTGGTTCTAACGATCGTCGATTGAAAGGCCTCGCGGATATGCTTGGAGGCGTGCTACTTTCTGAAATCTACGACGATATCACGATTGGTGATGCACCTTACTTCAGTGCGATGTACGGCCCAGCTCGTCATGCGATTGTGGTGTCTGATCTTAGTGGTATTAAAGAGAAGCTAGTGGACCTTGATGATTGTCCAGAAGACCTTTACATCCTAGAAGGTGATGTCGATGCGTTTGATGACAGCTCATTCAATGCCGACGAGTTAGAAGGCGCTGTATGTGTTCAGCTTAACGATCGCCAAATGCGTTACTCTCGCTTCCCTGAGATCCCGTTGTTTGGCCGTGCGGCTCGTGAACAACGCCTAGAGAAATTACGGGAAGAGCGTGATGTGGTTGTTGAGAACCACGCGAAAGCAGCATTTGATGCACAAAAACTGAATCGCCTATACCAAGCATTCAACAGCTTTGTTGCGAAACACCTGCACGTTGCATTCAACGCCGATCCTGAACAGGCGCTAGCGTCTCTTCGTGATAAGCGTAGTCAAATTGTTCGTTCTTTGGCTGAGTTGGATTCTAAAGAACAGCAGCAACGCAGCCAACTTCTACAGAGCAAGCAAGCACTTGGTGCGCTAGACAAACTCGCGCCTATGGTGCGTATTTTAGAAGACGAAACCTTAGCAGAACGCCTGGCTGAACTAGAAGTACAACTTGAGCGTTTGAGTGAAGCGAAGTCTTTCTTGAACAATCACGGTAAAGCACTTAATTCATTGGAGCAGGTTGTTTCTGCACTAGACGCAGACCCTGAGCAATTTGAAGCGCTAGAAGCGGAATATCAACAAGCTGATAAAGCGCTACAAGCTCTAAAAGGCAAAGTATTCGCACTGTCTGATTTGATTGAGCGTCGTCACTACTTTGCTTACGCAGACTCTGTTGATTTGCTTAACAAAAGCAGTGAACTAAGCGAGCAGCTTAAAGCGAAACTGGTTCAAGCAGAACAAGCAAGAACCAAAGGCCGTGATGGCTTGAAGCAAGCTCGCGAACAGATGAACCAATACAACCAAGTATTGGCGGCACTGAAGAGCTCGCATCAAGCGAAGCAAGAAACAGTTCAAGAGTTTAAGCAAGAGCTTCAAGAGTTCGGTGTAAACGCTGATGAAGGCTCTGAAGAGCGTGCTGTACGTCGTCGTGACGAGCTTCAAGAGCGTTTGCACACCTCTCGTAGCCGTAAGAGTGAATACGAGCGTACGATTACCTCGACTGAACTTGAGATGAAAGCACTGGCTAAGCGTCTTAAGAAAGTACAGAAAGAGTACACAGAGCTTCGTACCTTCGTGGTTGCAGCGAAAGCAGGTTGGTGTTCAGTACTTCGCTTAGCTCGTGAGAATGATGTTGAGCGTCGTCTCCACAAGCGTGAGCTGGCTTACCTAACGGCTGGCGAACTTCGTTCAATGTCGGATAAATCATTGGGTGCGCTACGTTTGGCGGTGGCTGACAATGAAGATCTACGCGATTCGCTACGCCTATCAGAAGACAATGCTCATCCAGAGCGTAAGGTACTGTTCTATATTGCGGTTTACCAACACCTTCGTGAGCGTATTCGCCAAGACATCATTCATACCGATGATCCGGTTGAAGCAATCGAAGAGATGGAAGTTGAACTGGCTCGTCTAACAGAAGAACTGACGCAGCGTGAAAACCGCCTAGCGATCAGTTCTGAGTCGGTAGCTAGCATCATTAAGAAGACGATTCAGCGTGAGCAGAACCGTATTCGCATGCTGAATCAAGGCTTGTCTAATATTTACTTTGGTCAGGTTAAGGGTGTACGTTTGAACGTTAAGATCCGTGAAAGCCACGAGATCTTATTGTCCGGGCTCGCTACCCAGCAAGAGCAACATAAAGACCTGTTTGAAAGCACCCGTTTTACCTTCTCAGAAGCAATGGCGAAGCTGTTCCAGCGTGTTAACCCACATATCGATATGGGTCAACGCTCTCCACAGGTTCTGGGTGAAGAGTTACTGGATTACCGTAACTATCTAGAGTTAAGTGTAGAAGTTAACCGTGGTTCAGACGGTTGGTTACAAGCTGAATCGGGCGCACTTTCTACGGGTGAAGCTATCGGTACGGGTCAATCCATTCTGTTGATGGTTATCCAAAGTTGGGAAGAGGAGTCTCGTCGACTTCGTAGTAAAGATATCGTCCCATGTCGCTTGTTGTTCCTTGATGAGGCAGCACGTTTGGATGCAAAATCTATCTCAACACTGTTTGAGCTTTGTGATCGTCTAGGCATGCAACTTTTGATTGCAGCCCCAGAGAACATTAGCCCAGAAAAAGGCACAACCTACAAACTGGTACGTAAGGTATTCAAAGATCACGAACACGTGCACGTTGTTGGCCTGCGTGGTTTTGCGCAAAATAAACCAGCCTCTCCGGTTCAAGAGCTTATCGAAGAAGCTGAGCAGTAA